A region of Acinetobacter sp. WCHA45 DNA encodes the following proteins:
- a CDS encoding YhfG family protein produces the protein MLRTTEQKKKYIQATRAQNYQASLKLEGITTTAQTTQQSKAEILQKYKKYSQPET, from the coding sequence ATGCTCAGAACCACTGAACAGAAAAAAAAATATATTCAAGCGACACGTGCGCAAAACTATCAAGCCAGCCTAAAGCTTGAAGGCATTACAACGACAGCTCAAACAACTCAACAAAGTAAAGCTGAAATCTTGCAAAAATATAAGAAGTATTCGCAACCCGAAACTTAG